One window from the genome of Oceanisphaera sp. IT1-181 encodes:
- the phbB gene encoding acetoacetyl-CoA reductase — translation MTDKKIVLVTGAAGGIGTEVCRMFLTNGYKVVATHRPGKEKEAQAKQWLQEEKLDGQDIQLLALDVSDHSAVSEVLAEKLRELGRIDVLVNNAGITRDTTFKKMTLDQWQQVMDTNLNSLFSVTQPVFNQMCEQGSGRIINISSVNGLKGQYGQVNYSAAKAGMIGFTKALAAEGARFGVSVNAVAPGYTATPMVTAIREDVLDSIKATIPLKRLATTEEVAGAVLYLAGEYGGYVTGETLSVNGGLYMQ, via the coding sequence ATGACGGATAAGAAAATTGTACTGGTTACCGGCGCCGCTGGCGGAATTGGTACAGAAGTATGTCGCATGTTCTTAACTAATGGCTACAAAGTAGTTGCGACTCACCGCCCAGGTAAAGAAAAAGAAGCACAGGCTAAACAATGGCTACAAGAAGAAAAACTGGACGGACAAGATATTCAATTATTAGCTCTGGATGTGAGTGATCATAGTGCCGTGAGTGAAGTGCTGGCCGAGAAGCTACGTGAGCTGGGTCGTATCGATGTATTGGTGAACAATGCGGGTATTACTCGTGACACCACCTTCAAGAAAATGACGTTGGACCAATGGCAGCAAGTCATGGATACCAACCTCAACAGCCTGTTCAGCGTAACACAGCCGGTATTTAACCAAATGTGTGAGCAAGGCTCTGGCCGCATTATCAATATCTCTTCAGTTAACGGCTTGAAAGGTCAATACGGTCAGGTGAACTACTCAGCGGCTAAAGCCGGCATGATTGGTTTTACTAAAGCCTTAGCGGCCGAAGGCGCGCGTTTTGGTGTGAGTGTAAACGCAGTTGCCCCAGGTTACACAGCGACACCAATGGTTACCGCTATCCGCGAAGACGTACTGGATTCTATCAAGGCGACTATCCCCCTTAAGCGCCTAGCAACCACGGAAGAAGTTGCTGGTGCGGTACTGTATCTGGCAGGTGAATACGGCGGTTACGTGACAGGCGAAACGCTGTCCGTGAACGGCGGCCTGTACATGCAATAA
- a CDS encoding acetyl-CoA C-acetyltransferase: MSEPVYIVAAKRTPIGSFCGALRTVPAAELAGIAIKGALAQAGLAPEHVNEVIVGNVISAGQGMGIGRQAALAAGIPVGVPAYSLNMVCGSGMKTLMDACAHIKAGDADIVVAAGCENMSQIPFIAKGDLRNGHKMGDMALSDLLINDGLTDVFNKYHMGVTAENVVAQENISRDEQDALAAASQNKAVAAIKAGHFKDEIVPVEVKTRKETITVDTDEYPKDGTTVESLGRLRPAFKADGSVTAGNASGINDGGSAIIVASKSAVEKYGLTPLAEVVGYGQGGIDPTIMGLGPVPAIKQALSRANLTLAQMERLELNEAFAGQALGVVRQLSTQHDIAEQTLLEKTNVNGGAIALGHPLGASGNRILVTLLHELQRSQTELGLASLCVGGGMGTAVILKRV; this comes from the coding sequence ATGTCTGAACCTGTATATATTGTTGCTGCAAAGCGTACCCCGATTGGTAGTTTCTGTGGTGCATTAAGAACTGTTCCCGCCGCAGAGCTGGCCGGTATTGCGATTAAAGGTGCGTTGGCTCAAGCAGGCCTGGCACCTGAGCACGTTAATGAAGTGATTGTTGGCAACGTGATCAGTGCCGGTCAAGGCATGGGCATTGGTCGTCAAGCGGCACTGGCTGCGGGCATTCCCGTTGGTGTTCCAGCCTACAGCCTGAACATGGTGTGCGGCAGTGGTATGAAAACCTTAATGGACGCTTGTGCGCACATTAAAGCGGGCGATGCGGATATCGTGGTTGCTGCGGGTTGTGAAAACATGTCACAAATCCCTTTTATCGCTAAGGGTGATTTGCGTAACGGCCATAAAATGGGCGACATGGCCTTGAGTGATCTACTGATCAATGACGGCTTAACCGATGTGTTCAATAAGTACCACATGGGTGTGACCGCCGAGAACGTAGTTGCGCAAGAAAATATCAGCCGTGACGAGCAAGATGCCCTTGCAGCCGCGAGCCAAAACAAAGCGGTAGCCGCGATTAAAGCGGGTCATTTTAAAGATGAAATCGTGCCGGTAGAAGTTAAAACGCGTAAAGAAACCATTACCGTTGATACAGATGAATATCCGAAAGACGGCACCACTGTTGAGTCTTTAGGACGCTTGCGCCCTGCATTTAAAGCCGATGGTTCAGTAACAGCAGGCAATGCCTCTGGTATTAACGACGGCGGCAGTGCCATTATCGTGGCTAGCAAGTCAGCGGTTGAAAAGTATGGCTTAACTCCGCTCGCCGAAGTGGTTGGCTACGGTCAAGGTGGCATAGACCCTACCATTATGGGTCTGGGTCCAGTACCTGCTATCAAGCAAGCGTTATCACGCGCTAACTTGACGCTGGCACAAATGGAGCGCTTAGAGCTTAACGAAGCCTTTGCTGGCCAAGCTTTGGGTGTGGTAAGACAGTTATCCACTCAGCATGATATTGCCGAGCAGACGTTATTGGAAAAAACTAACGTCAACGGCGGCGCCATTGCTTTGGGTCACCCCTTGGGGGCGTCAGGTAACCGAATTTTGGTTACTTTGCTGCACGAATTGCAACGCAGCCAAACTGAGCTAGGCTTAGCGTCATTGTGTGTTGGCGGCGGCATGGGTACGGCTGTTATCCTCAAGCGAGTGTAA
- a CDS encoding phasin family protein produces MYTNMFQNFNKDSDKTFAPVLKFNQLVADNFTALTNLQLDAARQYAEIGLAQLQLGSQVKDAQSLVNMGTKQLETMTRISQQMMEDAKKLADLAQEFKTGLETIATDAPK; encoded by the coding sequence ATGTATACCAATATGTTCCAGAATTTTAATAAAGACAGCGACAAGACCTTTGCGCCGGTGCTGAAATTTAACCAGTTGGTCGCAGATAACTTTACGGCATTGACTAATTTGCAATTGGATGCAGCACGTCAATACGCTGAAATTGGTCTGGCGCAGCTGCAGTTAGGTAGTCAGGTTAAAGATGCGCAGTCGTTAGTTAATATGGGGACTAAGCAATTAGAAACCATGACCCGCATAAGCCAGCAAATGATGGAAGATGCTAAAAAATTAGCAGATCTTGCACAAGAGTTTAAAACTGGACTAGAAACTATAGCGACCGACGCACCAAAATAA
- the phaC gene encoding class I poly(R)-hydroxyalkanoic acid synthase has protein sequence MLQNTFNNQDPIGQFFNWNETMWSEMQKAKWGDDPVSDALSQVNSDDLQLFYKAISSNPMHLLDMQMQWWQGQLAICQNSMMKSLDSGAASIVADPPGDRRFKHKAWTENPHFDFIRQSYLHFSKSLTDMLDVVEGVPDSVRERLKFTFRQTINALSPTNFIWSNPEVLLRTIEEKGANLVKGIALYQEDMAASADMLKIRMTRQSAFTLGENLAVTPGDVVFRNDIFELIQYAATTKTVHKTPLLIIPPFINKYYILDLTEQKSLVAWLRDQGHTVFIMSWRNPGKEQANISFSDLVQSGTMEAIRVIEQVTKEKEVNAIGYCIGGTLLAATQAAYVAKGVKSRVKSATYLTTLLDFTQPGEVGVFINPPVINAMAQMNEAQGYFDGRKMAVTFSLLRENSLYWNYYIDNYLKGEEPSEFDILYWNSDSTNLSATCANFLLRDLYLNNSLSEAGAVKIGDVAIDLGKVTTPSYFLSTKEDHIALWDATFKGSNLLGGDKTMVLGESGHVAGVVNPPSKNKYGYWLSESKFDNPEQWLATAKREDGSWWTHWQQWATPFLGEKQVPARTVGSVECPALMPAPGRYVTQSLPIAAVEETA, from the coding sequence ATGCTACAAAATACGTTTAACAATCAAGACCCCATAGGGCAGTTTTTTAATTGGAATGAAACTATGTGGTCAGAAATGCAAAAGGCCAAGTGGGGCGATGACCCAGTTAGTGACGCCTTATCTCAAGTTAACTCTGACGATTTACAACTGTTCTATAAAGCCATATCGAGCAATCCGATGCATTTGCTCGATATGCAGATGCAGTGGTGGCAGGGGCAGTTAGCTATTTGCCAAAACAGTATGATGAAAAGTTTAGACAGCGGCGCTGCCAGCATAGTGGCGGATCCTCCGGGTGATCGCCGTTTTAAGCACAAAGCATGGACAGAAAACCCGCACTTTGACTTCATACGTCAGTCTTATTTGCACTTTTCTAAGTCGTTAACCGACATGCTGGACGTGGTCGAAGGTGTGCCAGACTCGGTACGTGAGCGCTTAAAGTTCACTTTTCGCCAAACCATTAACGCACTTTCTCCCACTAACTTTATCTGGAGCAATCCAGAGGTGCTATTGCGCACCATAGAAGAGAAAGGGGCGAACCTAGTAAAAGGCATAGCCCTGTATCAAGAAGACATGGCCGCCAGTGCTGACATGTTAAAAATCCGCATGACACGCCAATCTGCGTTCACCTTAGGTGAGAACTTAGCAGTGACGCCGGGCGATGTGGTGTTTAGAAATGACATTTTTGAACTGATCCAGTATGCGGCTACCACTAAAACGGTACATAAAACGCCATTGCTGATCATACCGCCGTTTATTAATAAGTATTATATCCTAGACTTAACCGAGCAAAAATCTTTGGTGGCTTGGCTGCGCGACCAAGGACATACGGTGTTTATTATGTCGTGGCGTAATCCAGGAAAAGAGCAGGCGAACATCAGTTTTTCTGACTTGGTGCAGTCTGGCACCATGGAAGCCATTCGCGTTATTGAGCAGGTGACCAAAGAGAAAGAAGTAAACGCCATCGGTTACTGCATTGGCGGTACCTTATTAGCGGCTACGCAGGCTGCGTATGTGGCTAAGGGTGTTAAGTCGCGGGTGAAGAGCGCTACCTATCTGACTACCTTGCTCGACTTTACGCAGCCAGGTGAAGTGGGTGTGTTTATCAACCCGCCGGTCATCAATGCCATGGCACAAATGAACGAAGCCCAAGGCTACTTTGATGGCCGCAAAATGGCCGTAACCTTTAGTTTGTTGCGTGAAAACAGTTTGTACTGGAACTATTACATTGATAACTACCTGAAAGGCGAAGAGCCCTCAGAGTTTGATATCTTGTATTGGAACAGTGATAGCACCAACTTAAGTGCCACTTGTGCTAACTTCTTGCTACGCGACTTGTATCTCAATAACAGTTTGAGTGAAGCGGGTGCGGTTAAGATTGGCGACGTTGCCATCGATCTTGGCAAAGTTACCACTCCTAGCTACTTCTTATCGACCAAAGAAGATCACATCGCGCTGTGGGACGCCACCTTCAAGGGCTCTAACCTCTTGGGTGGAGACAAAACCATGGTGTTGGGTGAGTCAGGGCACGTGGCCGGTGTGGTTAACCCGCCAAGCAAAAATAAGTATGGTTATTGGCTGAGTGAGTCGAAGTTCGACAATCCAGAGCAGTGGTTAGCGACAGCTAAACGCGAAGACGGCTCATGGTGGACACATTGGCAGCAGTGGGCGACGCCTTTCTTAGGTGAAAAGCAAGTGCCTGCTCGCACCGTGGGTTCGGTGGAGTGTCCTGCGTTAATGCCAGCACCTGGGCGTTATGTGACGCAAAGCTTACCGATAGCAGCAGTTGAAGAAACCGCATAA
- a CDS encoding IS4 family transposase → MLAHWLLDTDTFAVPESLSTFHKHLPLDWIHTALEQTDKASVRRRKLPAELVVWLVIAMGLFRDRSISDVVDKLDLQLTNKLGESVAPSAIPQARQRLTSEPLAALFNLTAARWIAEEDGKDTWHGLRLYSVDGTQFRTADTPELAKHFGYVKHSKTAHTEYPVVRLCAFSSLRSRMVHHVAFGPSHQGEVTYTKQLLAHVPDHSLTIFDRCYLSAELLINWQRQHPHAHWMVPIKSNTQYTVLHSFSECDHLVEMKVSPQARKLDPSLPEHWQARLVLYPEPVSSNHIKGVLCSLVDGQQHSGQALLDVYFERWEIENSYGEIKHRMLEDTILLRSQSVEGVTQELWGILLAYNLVRVEISRIAHEADVSPLRISFMMALRDIQDEVMWCAIAAPGTIPKKLRAMRERVKRYILPEKRKRPKSRTVRISKTRYPIRSKHA, encoded by the coding sequence TTGCTTGCTCACTGGTTACTCGACACCGATACATTTGCCGTTCCTGAGTCGTTATCGACCTTTCACAAACACCTTCCTCTGGACTGGATTCATACCGCGCTAGAGCAAACGGATAAAGCGAGTGTCAGGCGGCGAAAGCTCCCCGCCGAGCTGGTGGTCTGGTTGGTTATCGCCATGGGATTATTTCGTGACCGTTCGATTAGTGATGTGGTAGACAAGTTAGATCTTCAACTGACCAATAAGCTGGGAGAGTCCGTCGCGCCCAGTGCCATTCCCCAAGCTAGACAACGTCTGACTAGCGAGCCATTAGCCGCCTTGTTTAACCTCACGGCTGCGCGTTGGATTGCAGAAGAAGACGGTAAGGATACCTGGCATGGACTTCGACTTTATTCTGTCGACGGCACCCAATTTCGCACTGCGGATACCCCCGAGTTAGCCAAACACTTCGGTTACGTTAAACACAGTAAAACGGCCCATACTGAATACCCCGTTGTTCGTCTGTGTGCCTTTAGTTCTCTGCGTAGTCGCATGGTTCATCATGTTGCTTTTGGCCCGAGTCATCAGGGAGAAGTCACTTATACTAAGCAACTGCTTGCGCATGTCCCCGATCACAGCCTAACGATATTTGACCGTTGTTATCTCAGTGCAGAATTATTGATTAACTGGCAACGCCAGCATCCTCACGCGCACTGGATGGTACCCATAAAAAGTAACACCCAATATACGGTGCTGCACTCGTTTTCAGAGTGCGATCATCTGGTGGAAATGAAAGTGTCACCTCAGGCAAGAAAATTAGATCCTTCCTTGCCGGAGCACTGGCAAGCGCGGCTGGTACTTTACCCTGAGCCGGTTAGCAGCAACCATATCAAGGGCGTACTGTGCTCGTTAGTCGATGGACAGCAGCACTCAGGCCAAGCGTTACTGGATGTCTATTTTGAGCGGTGGGAGATCGAAAATAGTTATGGGGAAATTAAACATCGGATGCTGGAGGATACGATTTTATTGCGCAGTCAGTCGGTTGAAGGTGTCACGCAGGAGCTGTGGGGGATTTTACTTGCCTACAATTTAGTGCGGGTGGAGATCAGCCGCATTGCTCACGAGGCAGACGTCTCACCGCTGCGGATTAGTTTTATGATGGCGTTAAGAGATATTCAGGATGAAGTAATGTGGTGTGCCATCGCCGCCCCCGGCACGATCCCCAAAAAGCTGAGGGCCATGCGCGAGCGAGTGAAGCGCTATATTTTGCCTGAAAAAAGAAAACGGCCCAAGAGTAGGACCGTTCGGATATCAAAAACTCGGTACCCCATTCGCTCTAAACACGCTTAA
- the glnS gene encoding glutamine--tRNA ligase, giving the protein MSQVDPSPSNFIRQIINEDLANGKHQSIQTRFPPEPNGYLHIGHAKSICLNFGIAQDYQGQCNLRFDDTNPEKESVEYVESIQRDVRWLGFEWSGDIRYSSDYFEQLYGYAVELIEKGLAYVDELTPDEIREYRGTLTSPGRNSPYRERLPTDSLELFTRMRNGEFAEGTVCLRAKIDMASPFMVMRDPVLYRVRFAHHHQTGDQWCIYPMYDFTHCISDALENISHSLCTLEFQDNRRLYDWVLDNISIDCHPRQYEFSRLNLEYTVMSKRKLNQLVVENYVEGWDDPRMPTISGLRRRGYTPAAIREFCLRIGVTKQENTIEMGMLEACIRDDLNENAPRAMAVLRPVRLVIENLSEDHEEILQAPRHPSNPEMGTRELPFSREIFIDEADFREEANKKYKRLVLGKEVRLRNAYVVKAERIEKDAAGNITTIFCSYDPDTLGQDPADGRKVRGVIHWVSARHCVPAEVRLYDRLFNVPNPGAAESFEEALNPDSLQILSGVMVEPSLATAVAEEAFQFEREGYFCRDSKSEALVFNLTVALRDSWGKEDQS; this is encoded by the coding sequence ATGAGTCAGGTGGACCCAAGTCCTAGCAATTTTATTCGCCAAATCATTAATGAAGATTTGGCCAACGGCAAACATCAGTCAATACAGACGCGTTTTCCGCCAGAGCCCAACGGCTATCTTCATATTGGCCATGCCAAATCCATCTGTCTGAACTTTGGCATCGCTCAAGATTATCAAGGTCAGTGTAATCTGCGCTTTGATGACACTAACCCAGAAAAAGAGAGTGTAGAGTACGTTGAGTCGATTCAACGTGATGTACGCTGGCTTGGCTTTGAGTGGAGCGGGGATATTCGCTACTCTTCAGACTATTTTGAACAGCTCTATGGCTACGCCGTTGAATTGATTGAAAAGGGTCTGGCCTATGTGGACGAGCTCACGCCCGATGAGATTCGCGAATACCGTGGCACATTAACCAGTCCTGGTCGCAACAGTCCGTATCGTGAGCGCTTGCCTACCGACAGCTTAGAGCTGTTTACTCGTATGCGTAATGGTGAGTTTGCGGAAGGCACGGTTTGCCTGCGCGCTAAAATCGACATGGCGTCGCCTTTTATGGTGATGCGCGACCCTGTGTTGTATCGCGTGCGCTTTGCTCATCACCATCAAACCGGTGATCAGTGGTGCATCTACCCTATGTATGACTTTACCCATTGCATCTCAGATGCGCTGGAAAACATCAGTCATTCATTGTGTACGCTGGAGTTTCAAGATAACCGTCGTTTGTACGACTGGGTATTAGATAACATCAGTATTGACTGTCATCCCCGTCAATATGAGTTCTCTCGCCTTAATCTTGAATATACGGTGATGTCGAAGCGCAAGTTGAACCAGCTGGTGGTAGAAAACTATGTAGAAGGTTGGGATGATCCCCGCATGCCGACTATCTCTGGCTTGCGCCGTCGCGGGTATACACCAGCGGCGATACGTGAATTTTGTTTGCGCATTGGGGTAACGAAGCAAGAAAATACCATCGAAATGGGCATGTTAGAAGCCTGTATTCGTGACGATCTCAATGAGAATGCACCGCGTGCCATGGCAGTTTTGCGCCCCGTACGCTTGGTGATTGAAAACTTAAGCGAAGATCACGAAGAAATTTTGCAAGCACCACGTCATCCGAGCAATCCAGAAATGGGCACGCGCGAGTTGCCGTTTAGCCGCGAAATTTTTATCGATGAAGCGGATTTTCGCGAAGAAGCGAATAAAAAGTACAAGCGATTGGTGTTGGGTAAAGAAGTGCGACTGCGTAATGCCTATGTGGTTAAAGCTGAGCGCATAGAAAAAGACGCGGCGGGTAATATTACCACCATCTTCTGTAGCTACGACCCCGACACCTTAGGTCAAGATCCTGCTGATGGCCGCAAGGTCAGAGGTGTGATCCATTGGGTGTCGGCACGTCACTGTGTACCTGCAGAAGTGCGCTTATATGACCGACTGTTTAATGTGCCAAACCCAGGCGCTGCAGAGTCGTTTGAAGAAGCGCTAAACCCTGACTCACTGCAAATACTCAGCGGTGTGATGGTGGAGCCTTCTTTAGCTACTGCAGTCGCAGAAGAAGCCTTCCAGTTTGAGCGTGAAGGTTATTTCTGCCGCGATAGCAAAAGCGAAGCTTTGGTATTTAACCTAACGGTTGCGCTGCGCGATTCGTGGGGTAAAGAAGATCAATCTTAA
- the fur gene encoding ferric iron uptake transcriptional regulator: MADNNQALKRAGLKVTLPRVKILELLQHPDTEHVSAEDLYKMLLDQGEEIGLATVYRVLNQFDDAGMVARHHFEGGKSVFELASQEHHDHLVCLDCGKVIEFHDEIIEERQQVVASQFNIKLTNHSLYLYGHCHDKPCRHNDEDN; encoded by the coding sequence ATGGCTGACAACAATCAAGCTTTGAAAAGAGCAGGCCTCAAGGTGACGCTCCCCCGCGTAAAAATCCTTGAGTTGCTCCAACATCCTGATACTGAACATGTAAGTGCAGAAGACCTGTACAAAATGTTGCTCGATCAGGGTGAAGAAATTGGTCTAGCTACCGTTTATCGTGTGCTAAACCAATTTGACGATGCAGGTATGGTCGCGCGCCACCATTTTGAAGGCGGCAAGTCTGTATTTGAATTAGCATCTCAAGAGCACCACGATCACTTGGTGTGCTTGGACTGTGGCAAAGTTATCGAATTTCATGATGAAATTATCGAAGAACGCCAACAAGTGGTGGCCAGTCAATTTAATATCAAATTGACGAATCATAGCTTATATCTGTATGGTCATTGCCATGACAAGCCGTGTCGTCATAACGACGAAGATAACTAG
- a CDS encoding DUF4442 domain-containing protein, with protein sequence MQQIFARPRLLKFLMNCWPPFWGAGIRIEHLSQDYRECRIGLVLRWWNKNANRTQYGGSLFSMTDPVYSMLLMGILGNGYYIWDRAAKITFIKPGKGRVYADIHLSQDQLSEILKATQYGHKHFPHFRINIMDEEGALIAEVERTLYVRKKVRINDS encoded by the coding sequence ATGCAGCAGATATTTGCTCGCCCCCGCTTACTTAAATTCCTGATGAACTGTTGGCCGCCTTTTTGGGGGGCTGGCATTCGCATTGAACACCTAAGCCAAGACTACCGCGAGTGTCGTATCGGTTTGGTATTACGCTGGTGGAATAAAAACGCCAACCGTACCCAATACGGTGGCAGTTTGTTCTCCATGACAGATCCTGTCTACTCAATGCTATTAATGGGAATTCTTGGCAATGGCTACTATATATGGGATCGCGCAGCCAAAATCACCTTCATTAAGCCAGGTAAAGGCCGTGTATATGCGGATATTCATTTGAGCCAAGACCAGCTAAGTGAGATACTCAAGGCGACCCAATATGGTCATAAGCACTTTCCCCATTTTCGTATTAATATTATGGATGAGGAAGGCGCACTAATCGCTGAGGTGGAACGAACGCTCTATGTGCGAAAAAAAGTACGAATCAATGATAGTTAA
- a CDS encoding LPP leucine zipper domain-containing protein has protein sequence MRNKMMLVAVAGTLMLAGCSSNTATETKLDGIAQDLQAVQQGQQANSAKIDRLAADVAEARASADRANSRLDQMGRYTK, from the coding sequence ATGCGCAATAAAATGATGTTAGTAGCAGTAGCTGGTACTTTGATGTTAGCTGGTTGTAGTTCAAACACCGCTACCGAAACCAAACTGGACGGTATCGCACAAGACTTACAAGCAGTTCAACAGGGTCAGCAAGCTAACTCTGCTAAAATCGATCGTTTGGCTGCTGATGTTGCTGAAGCTCGTGCTTCTGCAGATCGCGCTAACTCTCGTCTGGACCAGATGGGTCGTTACACCAAGTAA
- a CDS encoding L,D-transpeptidase family protein, whose product MKKLTISLLLLLLPCTSVWANITPLPLPADKGQPIGQLLLHTAQEEDTLTSLARYYGVSPILMIAANPDQDLLLIKPGQQVVIPNQMLLPKASTKGIVINLAELRLYYYPEDEQAVYVFPIGIGRVGRATPLTTTSISQMRKNPTWTPTANTHREYAAMGKPLPAVVPAGPDNPLGEYAMRLAYGSGEYLIHGTNDPKDMGLRSSAGCIRMYPEHVEWLFAQVDTGTQVQIVNQSLKVSTDEYGQIFVESHEPLTTEGTADTRPLDMSDLAPLFEQGVDEATIRQIIGSHQATPQLAGQVN is encoded by the coding sequence ATGAAAAAGTTAACGATATCACTGCTACTATTGCTACTGCCCTGCACCTCGGTGTGGGCCAATATTACCCCTTTGCCTTTACCCGCAGATAAAGGCCAACCTATTGGGCAGCTACTACTGCACACCGCCCAAGAAGAAGATACTTTAACAAGCTTGGCTCGCTATTATGGTGTTAGCCCTATTTTGATGATTGCGGCTAACCCCGATCAAGACTTGTTACTGATTAAACCCGGCCAACAAGTGGTGATCCCCAACCAAATGCTGCTGCCTAAGGCCTCAACCAAAGGTATCGTCATTAACTTGGCCGAGCTAAGACTCTACTATTACCCAGAAGATGAACAAGCCGTGTATGTGTTCCCAATCGGTATTGGCCGCGTGGGACGTGCCACCCCGCTCACCACTACCAGCATTAGCCAGATGCGGAAAAATCCTACCTGGACGCCTACCGCCAACACTCATCGCGAGTATGCTGCCATGGGCAAACCCTTACCGGCAGTCGTGCCTGCGGGCCCTGATAACCCATTGGGCGAATACGCAATGCGCTTGGCTTATGGCAGCGGTGAATACTTAATTCACGGCACTAACGATCCAAAAGATATGGGCTTACGCTCCAGTGCGGGTTGCATTCGTATGTACCCTGAGCACGTAGAGTGGCTGTTTGCTCAAGTAGATACCGGTACTCAAGTACAAATTGTTAACCAATCGCTTAAAGTCAGTACCGACGAATATGGCCAAATCTTCGTCGAGTCTCATGAGCCGTTAACCACAGAAGGCACCGCTGATACCCGCCCGCTGGACATGAGCGACTTAGCACCTTTGTTTGAGCAAGGCGTTGATGAAGCGACCATCAGACAAATCATTGGTAGCCATCAGGCTACGCCGCAGCTGGCCGGTCAGGTGAACTAG
- the fldA gene encoding flavodoxin FldA, which translates to MASVGLFFGSDTGNTEAIAKMIQKELGKSLIAVHDIAKSTKEDIAGFDLLLLGIPTWYYGESQADWDDFFPELEDIDFNDKLVALFGCGDQEDYAEYFLDAMGTLREIIEPKGAIIIGHWPTEGYEFEASRALVDDAHFIGLGIDEDRQPEQTQARVKAWCKQIYEEMCLKELEA; encoded by the coding sequence ATGGCAAGTGTAGGTCTGTTTTTTGGCAGTGATACCGGTAACACCGAAGCTATCGCCAAGATGATCCAGAAAGAGCTGGGCAAGAGTCTGATTGCAGTACACGATATTGCAAAAAGCACCAAAGAAGATATCGCAGGCTTTGATTTGCTGCTGCTAGGCATACCAACTTGGTACTACGGTGAGTCTCAGGCGGATTGGGATGATTTCTTTCCTGAGCTGGAAGATATCGACTTCAACGATAAGCTAGTGGCCTTATTTGGTTGCGGCGACCAAGAAGATTATGCCGAGTACTTTCTCGATGCCATGGGCACGTTGCGTGAGATTATCGAGCCTAAAGGCGCCATTATCATTGGCCATTGGCCTACCGAAGGCTATGAGTTTGAAGCCTCTCGTGCCTTAGTCGACGATGCGCACTTTATCGGCTTAGGCATAGACGAAGACCGCCAGCCTGAGCAAACGCAGGCCCGAGTGAAAGCTTGGTGTAAGCAGATATATGAAGAAATGTGCTTAAAAGAGCTGGAAGCTTAA
- the ybfE gene encoding LexA regulated protein yields the protein MAKQDADRTTLDLFADERRPGRPKTNPLPREAQLKFNKRNQLKRDRARGLSRIELKVDQAMLHKLNVLAAELQLSRADLIQTLLSQQLELHDSQ from the coding sequence ATGGCAAAACAGGATGCTGACAGAACCACGCTGGACTTATTTGCCGATGAGCGCAGACCGGGTAGACCCAAGACCAATCCTCTGCCTCGCGAAGCTCAGCTCAAGTTCAATAAGCGTAATCAGCTTAAGCGCGACCGAGCACGGGGTTTAAGCCGTATCGAGCTAAAAGTCGATCAGGCAATGCTACATAAATTAAATGTATTGGCCGCCGAGCTTCAGCTAAGCCGAGCCGATTTGATCCAAACTTTACTGTCACAACAGCTCGAGCTGCACGACAGTCAGTAG
- a CDS encoding DUF2788 domain-containing protein has product MSLEQIELLETWGLKFFFIAIFLLIGLAIQDVLKRGNVPKFGRYIVWAVLFLGCSGFIAKGIIEAFWEGAGVG; this is encoded by the coding sequence ATGTCATTAGAACAAATAGAGCTTTTGGAAACTTGGGGTCTCAAGTTTTTCTTTATCGCCATCTTTCTCTTGATTGGCCTGGCAATTCAAGATGTACTCAAACGCGGCAATGTGCCTAAGTTTGGTCGTTATATTGTTTGGGCCGTGCTGTTTTTGGGCTGTTCCGGCTTTATTGCCAAAGGCATCATCGAAGCCTTCTGGGAAGGGGCTGGTGTAGGTTAG